From the genome of Thermoflexus hugenholtzii, one region includes:
- a CDS encoding MBL fold metallo-hydrolase — translation MEITWFGLSCFRIRSRTATIVTDPYDKSVGLNLPRLKADIVTVSHDAPGHNAIRAIKGEPHVLSGPGEYEISGVFITGLDIRPENRRKRDRERRNTVFLFELEDLRVCHLGDLQHVPSQAEVEEALGEVDVLLVPVGGGGALNAAQAAEVVSLLEPRVVIPMHYRVPGLTLKLDPVQKFLKEMGSEKAPTLDSLKLSRSELPEETQVIVLNLQAQEEG, via the coding sequence ATGGAGATCACCTGGTTTGGGTTGAGTTGCTTTCGGATTCGCAGTCGGACAGCGACGATCGTGACGGATCCGTATGATAAAAGCGTGGGGCTGAATCTGCCCCGCCTGAAGGCGGACATCGTCACCGTGAGCCACGATGCCCCGGGCCACAATGCGATCCGCGCCATCAAGGGCGAGCCCCATGTCCTGAGCGGGCCCGGGGAGTATGAGATCAGCGGGGTGTTCATCACCGGCCTGGACATCCGCCCCGAGAACCGGCGCAAGCGGGATCGGGAGCGGCGCAACACGGTCTTCCTCTTTGAGCTGGAGGATCTGCGGGTGTGTCACCTGGGCGACCTTCAGCATGTCCCCTCTCAGGCCGAGGTCGAGGAGGCCCTGGGGGAGGTGGATGTGTTGCTGGTCCCCGTCGGCGGGGGCGGGGCCCTGAACGCCGCCCAGGCGGCCGAGGTCGTCAGCCTCCTGGAGCCCCGGGTGGTGATCCCCATGCACTATCGGGTGCCCGGGCTGACCCTCAAGCTGGACCCCGTCCAGAAGTTCCTCAAGGAGATGGGCAGCGAGAAGGCCCCGACGCTGGACTCCCTGAAGCTCTCTCGGTCCGAGCTGCCGGAGGAGACCCAGGTCATCGTGCTCAACCTTCAGGCCCAGGAGGAGGGATGA
- a CDS encoding tetratricopeptide repeat protein, with protein sequence MKRALALLALLSVGLACRAAPPPSPTPTRDPRLASAREALRQGDPLKAASFLEAFLREHPEAVEARVLLGEAYAQAGRLGEAEAAYREALRRAPADRSARLGLSMALYRSGRLSEAAAELQTLLAQDPQEARGHYLLGAVRLQQGRLEEAEGAFEAALRLRKNFAEAYVGRGAARFLRGDLAGAEADLRQALAIAPDMPEARYWLGRLLAQIGQVEEAQRHLRAFLERPAPSPFREEAEALLQMLQGASPAR encoded by the coding sequence ATGAAACGGGCGCTGGCCCTCCTGGCCCTGCTGAGCGTCGGCCTGGCCTGCCGCGCGGCCCCGCCTCCCTCCCCGACTCCCACGCGGGATCCCCGCCTCGCCTCCGCGCGAGAGGCCCTCCGGCAGGGGGATCCCCTGAAGGCCGCCTCCTTCCTGGAGGCCTTCCTCCGGGAGCACCCGGAGGCGGTGGAGGCCCGTGTCCTGCTGGGGGAGGCCTACGCCCAGGCCGGCCGCCTGGGTGAAGCGGAGGCCGCCTACCGGGAGGCGTTGCGGCGGGCACCCGCGGATCGATCCGCCCGCCTGGGGTTGAGCATGGCGCTTTACCGGAGCGGCCGGCTGAGCGAGGCCGCGGCCGAGCTCCAGACGCTCCTGGCTCAGGATCCCCAGGAAGCCCGGGGGCATTATCTGCTGGGCGCGGTGCGGCTCCAGCAGGGTCGGCTGGAGGAGGCAGAGGGGGCCTTCGAGGCCGCCCTCCGGTTGCGGAAGAACTTCGCGGAGGCTTACGTAGGGCGGGGGGCCGCCCGTTTCCTCCGCGGGGATCTCGCGGGCGCGGAGGCGGATCTGCGGCAAGCTCTGGCCATCGCCCCGGATATGCCGGAGGCCCGCTACTGGCTCGGGCGGCTGCTGGCCCAGATCGGGCAGGTGGAGGAGGCCCAGCGGCACCTGCGCGCCTTCCTGGAGCGCCCCGCGCCCTCCCCGTTCCGCGAGGAGGCCGAGGCCTTGCTTCAGATGCTCCAGGGGGCCTCCCCCGCCCGCTGA
- the hemH gene encoding ferrochelatase, whose product MARIGVLLMAYGTPSSLEEVEAYYTHIRGGRPPSPGQVEELRTRYQRIGGRSPLLEITLRQAEALAARLARIALGHSFHVRVGMRHAPPFIEEAVSGLVREGIDRLIALALAPHFSRMSVGAYHAAMRRALAAHAAVLPVVEIGGWGDHPLFLMAVAERLREALADLPADATEVIFTAHSLPARLRAEGDPYEVELLDSARRVARMVGSTRWRFAYQSASATGEPWLGPDLREVLEDIARKGEARHVVVCPIGFVADHLEILYDLDVEAREAAARWGLDFRRTRSLNDDPLLIEALAALVCEAVAWG is encoded by the coding sequence ATGGCCCGCATCGGCGTGCTGTTGATGGCCTATGGGACGCCCTCCTCGCTGGAGGAGGTGGAGGCCTACTACACCCATATCCGGGGAGGACGTCCGCCGTCGCCGGGCCAGGTGGAGGAACTGCGGACGCGCTACCAGCGCATCGGCGGGCGTTCCCCCCTTCTGGAGATCACGCTCCGGCAGGCCGAGGCCCTGGCGGCCCGGCTGGCCCGGATCGCCCTCGGCCACTCTTTCCACGTTCGGGTCGGCATGCGCCACGCGCCTCCGTTTATCGAAGAAGCCGTCTCCGGGCTGGTGAGGGAAGGCATCGACCGCCTGATCGCCCTGGCGCTGGCGCCGCATTTCTCCCGCATGAGCGTGGGCGCCTACCACGCCGCGATGCGCCGGGCCCTCGCCGCCCATGCCGCTGTCCTCCCCGTGGTGGAGATCGGGGGCTGGGGCGATCATCCGCTGTTCCTCATGGCCGTGGCGGAGCGCCTGCGGGAGGCCCTGGCGGATCTGCCCGCGGACGCGACCGAGGTGATCTTCACCGCCCATAGCCTCCCGGCCCGGCTGCGCGCGGAAGGGGACCCCTACGAGGTCGAGCTGCTGGACTCGGCGCGGCGGGTGGCCCGGATGGTGGGGTCGACACGATGGCGCTTCGCCTACCAGAGCGCCAGCGCCACCGGCGAGCCGTGGCTGGGTCCGGATCTCCGGGAGGTCCTGGAGGACATCGCCCGCAAAGGGGAGGCCCGGCACGTGGTGGTCTGCCCCATCGGCTTCGTGGCGGACCACCTGGAGATCCTCTACGATCTGGACGTGGAGGCCCGGGAGGCGGCGGCGCGGTGGGGGCTGGATTTCCGGCGCACCCGCTCCCTCAACGACGATCCGCTCCTGATCGAGGCCCTGGCCGCGCTGGTCTGCGAGGCCGTCGCCTGGGGATAG
- the hemG gene encoding protoporphyrinogen oxidase, with protein sequence MRVVIVGGGIAGLSAAYFLERAMAPGGGPVEIFLVERASRLGGKILTLREEGFIVEGGPDSFLRAKPEGMALLRALGLESEAVPPRARAVYVLRRGRLHPIPEALLALRPDPMAVLRAGGLPWRGRLRALLEPWVPPRREDGDEPLAAFLRRRFGRAFAEAIAEPLTAGVHAGDPERLSAQALYPHLLALERRFGSLARGLRAARPAAPSGPAFVSLRAGMEALVDRLAASLQRTRILTGRAVIGLAPRREGPAFRYLAAMADGETLEADGVVLAVPAFEAARWLAPFAPEATARLREIPFVSTAVITLAFRREQVAHPLNGSGFLVPRGEAFPLAGCTWTSSKWPGRASEGCVLLRAFIGRAGDADALALEDPELIRMAVEALRPLLGLQGSPLRAWVHRWPEGMPQYTVGHLERLAAIEAALRPFPRLCLIGASYRGVGIPDLIRQAREAVRLLLGEEMGPSGPPR encoded by the coding sequence ATGCGCGTGGTGATCGTCGGTGGGGGGATCGCCGGGCTGAGCGCGGCGTATTTTCTGGAGCGCGCGATGGCCCCGGGAGGCGGGCCGGTCGAGATCTTCCTGGTCGAACGGGCTTCGCGCCTGGGCGGGAAGATCCTCACGCTGCGGGAGGAAGGATTCATCGTCGAGGGAGGGCCGGATTCGTTCCTCCGGGCGAAGCCCGAGGGGATGGCGTTGCTGCGCGCGCTGGGACTGGAAAGCGAGGCAGTGCCCCCCCGGGCGCGCGCGGTGTATGTGCTGCGCCGGGGCCGGCTTCATCCGATCCCGGAGGCGCTGCTGGCCCTTCGGCCCGATCCGATGGCGGTGCTGCGGGCGGGAGGCCTCCCATGGCGGGGACGACTTCGGGCGCTGCTGGAGCCGTGGGTGCCGCCGCGCCGGGAGGACGGCGACGAGCCCCTGGCGGCCTTCCTGCGCCGCCGTTTCGGCCGCGCCTTCGCCGAGGCCATCGCGGAGCCGCTGACAGCAGGGGTCCATGCGGGGGATCCCGAGCGCCTGAGCGCGCAGGCGCTTTATCCCCATCTCCTCGCCCTGGAGCGGCGCTTCGGCAGCCTGGCCCGGGGGCTGCGGGCCGCTCGCCCCGCTGCACCCTCCGGCCCGGCGTTCGTCTCCCTGCGCGCGGGCATGGAGGCGCTGGTGGACCGGCTGGCCGCTTCCCTTCAGCGAACCCGCATCCTCACCGGGCGCGCGGTCATCGGCCTGGCCCCGCGCCGCGAAGGCCCCGCTTTCCGCTATCTGGCGGCGATGGCGGACGGAGAGACGCTGGAGGCCGACGGGGTGGTGCTGGCCGTCCCGGCCTTCGAGGCGGCGCGGTGGCTGGCCCCCTTCGCCCCCGAGGCCACCGCGCGGCTGCGGGAGATCCCCTTCGTGTCCACCGCAGTGATCACCCTGGCCTTCCGACGGGAGCAGGTGGCCCATCCGCTGAATGGGAGCGGCTTCCTGGTGCCCCGGGGGGAGGCCTTCCCGCTGGCCGGATGCACATGGACGTCCTCGAAGTGGCCGGGGCGGGCGTCGGAAGGCTGCGTCCTGCTGCGCGCCTTCATCGGTCGGGCGGGGGATGCCGATGCCCTCGCGCTGGAGGACCCTGAGCTGATCCGGATGGCGGTGGAGGCCCTGCGCCCGCTCCTGGGCCTGCAGGGGAGTCCGCTCCGCGCCTGGGTGCACCGCTGGCCGGAGGGGATGCCCCAGTATACCGTGGGGCACCTGGAGCGCCTGGCCGCCATCGAGGCGGCGCTGCGCCCCTTCCCCCGCCTGTGCCTCATCGGCGCTTCTTACCGGGGCGTGGGCATCCCCGATCTCATCCGGCAGGCTCGAGAGGCAGTCCGGCTCCTCCTGGGGGAGGAGATGGGCCCTTCGGGACCCCCGCGCTGA
- the hemE gene encoding uroporphyrinogen decarboxylase has product MAAFNDRFLRACRREPVDATPVWFMRQAGRYLPEYRAMRERYAFLDLCRQPELAVEITLLPLRRFAVDAAILFSDLTIPLLGMGISLALEEGSGPVIESPLRRDADVVRLRTLEPEADVPFVLEAIRMLRAELTVPLIGFLGGPFTLACYLVEGRAARDFARARALMFAAPATWHALMERLTESLIRYARSQIAAGVHALQIFESWIGLLHPLDYRAFVRPYLRRLLEALQPAGIPLILFGTGTAALLEDLAEAGASVIGLDWRVPLDVAWARLGDRVALQGNLDPAVLLAPFEVVAAHAERILRQAGGRPGHIFNTGHGLLPETPPDTVARLVDWVHAYRGDLQGGP; this is encoded by the coding sequence GTGGCGGCGTTTAACGACCGCTTCCTGCGGGCCTGCCGTCGAGAGCCGGTGGACGCCACCCCGGTCTGGTTCATGCGGCAGGCCGGCCGCTATCTTCCCGAATACCGCGCCATGCGGGAACGGTATGCCTTCCTGGATCTCTGTCGCCAGCCGGAGCTGGCCGTGGAGATCACCCTCCTGCCCCTGCGGCGCTTTGCCGTCGACGCGGCCATCCTGTTCTCGGACCTGACCATCCCCCTCCTGGGCATGGGTATCTCCCTCGCCCTGGAGGAGGGCTCCGGCCCGGTGATCGAATCCCCCCTCCGCCGGGATGCGGATGTGGTCCGCCTGCGGACCCTGGAGCCCGAGGCGGACGTCCCCTTCGTCCTGGAGGCCATCCGCATGCTGCGGGCGGAGCTCACCGTGCCGCTCATCGGGTTCCTGGGAGGGCCTTTCACCCTGGCCTGCTACCTGGTGGAGGGTCGGGCGGCGCGGGATTTCGCCCGGGCGCGGGCCCTGATGTTCGCCGCGCCGGCCACCTGGCACGCCCTGATGGAGCGCCTGACGGAAAGCCTGATCCGCTACGCTCGCTCCCAGATCGCCGCCGGCGTCCACGCCCTCCAGATCTTCGAGAGCTGGATCGGCCTCCTCCACCCTCTGGACTACCGGGCCTTCGTTCGGCCTTACCTGCGCCGCTTGCTGGAAGCCCTGCAGCCGGCCGGGATCCCGCTGATCCTCTTCGGGACCGGGACGGCGGCCCTGCTGGAGGATCTGGCGGAGGCCGGGGCGTCCGTGATCGGGCTCGACTGGCGGGTGCCGCTGGACGTGGCGTGGGCGCGCCTGGGGGATCGGGTGGCCCTCCAGGGAAACCTGGATCCGGCGGTGCTGCTGGCGCCTTTCGAGGTGGTGGCCGCCCATGCGGAGCGGATCCTGCGGCAGGCAGGCGGCCGGCCCGGCCACATCTTCAACACCGGCCACGGGCTGCTGCCGGAGACCCCGCCGGACACCGTGGCCCGCCTGGTGGACTGGGTGCATGCCTATCGAGGGGATCTCCAGGGAGGGCCATGA